Proteins found in one Mixophyes fleayi isolate aMixFle1 chromosome 8, aMixFle1.hap1, whole genome shotgun sequence genomic segment:
- the LDLRAD1 gene encoding low-density lipoprotein receptor class A domain-containing protein 1: MNRTYPKRKSMDTTSFGSTVTMLSREEKDMCCGCTRRCVCTIAVILIVLMIVAAAIACTAVLALPAKSPESRYCLTSNNYTGFLCDDRITCLLPSQVCNSASDCGNGEDESTSLCDNLPNNLPGYLIFRCGNPQFWIYSNLKCNGINNCGDCSDESQTLASCSICGSQSWWSCTPVIYQYCNCVPRSLCQNGVQDCVNWSDEYTCTK, translated from the exons ATGAACCGGACCTACCCCAAG CGGAAAAGTATGGACACCACCTCATTTGGTTCTACGGTGACAATGCTCTCAAGGGAAGAGAAAG ATATGTGTTGCGGCTGCACGAGAAGATGCGTGTGCACCATAGCGGTGATTCTAATTGTACTGATGATTGTGGCAGCGGCAATTGCCTGTACAGCCGTTCTTGCCCTCCCTGCAAAGTCTCCAG AGAGCCGCTACTGTCTGACATCCAATAACTACACAGGATTTCTGTGTGATGACAGAATCACATGTCTGCTGCCGTCGCAGGTCTGTAATTCTGCTAGTGACTGCGGCAATGGGGAGGATGAAAGTACCTCGTTATGCG ATAACCTCCCAAATAACTTACCTGGATATTTGATATTCCGCTGTGGAAACCCTCAATTCTGGATCTACAGCAACTTGAAGTGCAACGGAATCAATAACTGTGGAGACTGTTCCGATGAGTCTCAAACTC TGGCATCCTGTTCCATCTGTGGGTCTCAGTCCTGGTGGAGTTGCACCCCCGTCATCTACCAGTACTGCAACTGCGTCCCCCGCAGTCTGTGCCAGAACGGAGTCCAAGACTGTGTAAACTGGTCCGATGAGTACACGTGCACCAAGTGA